TCGTGGGTTAGCATGTGCCTCAGGTTGTAATGGTCTAACTAATCTACAGTTTAAACTACTACATCCCAGGTCAAAATGACATCTGCAAAGATTCGGGCCGGCTCTAGAACGCCCTCATTTCGCTCAGTTCTATGACCAAATTAAATGCGAGCTGACCGAGCTGCGATTTCATGGAGATCTACGCGCGAACAGAAAATACATTCAGAAGAATTGAGATCTATGATCCTTCCTTCGGCCGACATCTGCAGCTAAATTAATTAGTCTTCCAAGAATCTCAACTTGTCAGTCTCCAAATCACCATCTGATCACAGTCGACTCACATCTCGAGCATCTCGCACGTAGATACGTGCAAAAAGAACGTTGTTGTTTCATTAAAAAAACAATCCCCTAATCGCAAAATTCAGCGCTCATTGCCTCGAGAGCTTTGTTTAATAATACTCCAAGTGGAGTGCATGTATACATAACAAGTATTTGAAGAGatggaaggaaaaaaaaagggtaGCTTGTAGCCGCACGATCTAGAATCTAGACAGCGGAGCCATCAAGAATTCAAGATGGACTCATCATGCATCCACGGCCGGGGGCAAAGCTGCCACACGAACCGGGGTCAACTACGAGCCATGGAACAGGAACACGTTCGGGCACTCGGTCACTCTCACTGATTTCACGGCCGCCTCTTCTTCAGGATCTGAACAAGTATCTCGTTGAACGTGTCCACCGGCCCCGGCAGGCAGAAGTGGAGGCAGTCGGACAGCATCCTGTCCGGCACGCCGTGCTCGAACGGGTGGTAGTTCATGTACACGCTGGGGTGCCCGTCCGGCCGCATCGCCGCCAGCGTCGTCACGTCCAGCACCTCGatcctcgtcgcgccgccggcggcccTCGCCCTGGCGAGCTCCGCCTCGTCGTAGACGACGTCCCGCACCTCCTTGAAGATCCACTCCAgctccctctccccctccctgTACGGCTCCATCTTAGTGCACGCCGTGGGGCTGTCGATCGGCCTCCCCTCGAAGTGCGACGGCGAGAACGTGGCGAGCACCACGGTCCGCTGCCGCGACCCGGAGCTCAGCCGCTCCACCGCCGTCCGGTACGCCATGTGGAGCGGCCACGCGTAGCCGATCCGGGTGTAGTTGAGCTCCGGGGGCGCGTTGTGGGCGCCGACCACCTCGCTGCCGTTGTAGTAGATGGCCCCGTTCAGCAGCCAGTGCCCGGCGGCGAGCACCGCCACGTCGATCGTGTCGGCGTCGGCGCCCCACCGGTCGCCGGGCGCGTCGAGGTGCACGTGGTTCTCCTTGATGCTGTCGTCCTCCGGCTTGCCCTTGCCCCTGACGAGGAACGGGGCCCAGTAGTAGGACACCCTCACGTCGTGCGACGGGAAGGCATAGCCCCAGAAGTTGTGCCTCTGCGGGCCGGCGTCCCGGTACAGGAGGCGGTACGGGAACGCGGCGCTGAGGAGGCAGATGAGGGACTGCGCCTGGTTCCGCGCCATGGAGTCGCCGATGAAGGCCACATGCTTGCCGCGCACCGCCGAGAGGAACGCCCTCGCGTCGAACGCCGGCAGCGGGCACCCGCCGGCCGGCTGCCACCGCCAGTCGAGGTAGCCCGTGTCGGGCCGCCCGTTGCGGATGCAGTCCTGCCTCTCCTTCACGTTGCACTCGGTGGCGTTGTACCGCCGCGCGTGGCCCGGCGCCCACACCCACCTCCCCTCCGAGTAGCTGCAGTTCTTGTTGGTCCCTTCTCCCGGCCTGCAAATTGAAGAACCAACACCTCATCATCAGACCTGTGTGTGGCAACTGGCAAGCATGCAGATTGCAAACGAAGAAGCTACTACTTACACTGATGAGACGAAGGAGTAGGTGTTGTTGATGTACTGGCGCAGAGGAGAGAACACCGCTTGCTGGGTGCCGGCGGGGGAGCAGCAGAGGAGGTGGAGGAGCGCCAAGGAGAGGAAGCCGAGGACGAGCCAGACGCAGACGGGCTTGGAGAGGAAACAACCAGGATTTTTGCTCGACGGCTTCTGGCTGCGGGGATCCAGTGGCTTGTACACTCCCATCTCTAGCTAGCCACTGGGCTAATCTAAGTCTATGGTTGCTCAGTGTTTGGGTAGTTCGATGTGCATATATAGCAGGCGCGTTAACCTTGGAAAAGATAGTATAAAACTTGGTAATGTACGGTTTTGTACAGTCAGGATGACCTCTGTGCTTGCGGCTTGCTCAAAGTAAATAAGCATTAACCGAGTGGCCTGTCGGTGGGCAGTTTTCTTGACCATCAAACACATGTTACATTGTTACAATCACATCTAGCCATGAACTACACGTATGAAACAAGCAAAGTTGCAATAAGAAGGAAGCATAGCAACTAAATGAGCCTGCTTGTAGAGCCGAACTTCTTGTATCTGAATTTGGAAGCAATGCTGAGTTAGACGCAGAAGAGCGTATTGAAGGAATGTGTTTGAGGAGATTATTTATTTCTCTTATTAATCATTTTCGTCTTCGCATAGTGCATAGTTTTGAAGTAGATATTGCGGGTAGCTTGGGTCAATATTTTCGTAATGTATAAACCGATTTGATCCAGTGGCCATCTTTTTTCATTATTGATTAGAGTTCCTCAAATCTATGGTAAGATGTTTCCTTTATTTGTGAGAATTTCTAGAAGCTCTCTCTTAGCTTTTCTACTGAGTTGCACGTGAGGATTGACGTATGGAGGCTTTGCTTCGTTTTTCTATTGATGCACCCTTTGACCCACAGTTTCACCATAATGTTGGGTAACctcctaaaaggaatggattcCATTGTGTAACCGGCCGTTGAAGTACATCCCAGGGGTAAATGGCAGCAGTATGGCACCATGCAAAGGTCAGAGTAAGAATGTGCTTATTTTACTCGAATCTATGACAAATTAATTGCTAGTTGGTGCATAGAGATGTGCGCGAGCACAATATATTTTCAGACAACTGAGATGAGATCCACGATCCCTCGACCAAACTTTGTTACGCTCATAGTCTTCCAAGAATCTCAATATGTCGGCCTCCAAATTAAAGAAATCAAATTAGCAACTTACAGTCAACTCCTTGTACTCAGTTTCGACCAAGTTTCTCCAATATGCAAAAAAGAAAACCTTACAATCGTTTTTTCCTCAAAAACATGATACAGTCATTAAACCATCTCCTAGGGACAAGAACATTTTTTTTAGCTTAATCTCTTCAAAAACCTTCTTTTCAAGCACAAGAACCGATCGACGGCTCTTCGTTTTACCGCTTCTTCCTCAGGATCTGCAGCAGTATCTCGTTGAAGGTGTCGACCGGCCCGGGCAGGCAGAAGTGGAGGCAGTCGGAGTACATCCTCTCCGGCATGCCGTTGGCGAGAGGGTTGGGGCGCATGTACAGGCCGGGGTGCCCGTCCGGCCGCAGCGAGGCCAGCTTCGACACGTCCAGCACCTCGACCCTCAGCGTGCTGTTCTCGCCGCCCCTCGCCCTTGCCGCCTCTGCCTCGTCGTAGACGATGTCCCGCACCTCCCTGAACACCCACTCGTTGTCCTTCTCCCCGTCCCTGTACGGCTCCGTCCTCGCGCACGCCGTGGGGTCGTCGGTGGGCTTGCCCTCGAAGTGGGACATGGAAAAGGTGGCCAGCACCAGGGTCCTCGGCCGGCCGTCGGACCTCAGCCGCTCCACCGACGTCCGGTACGCCATGTGCAGCGGCCACGCGTAGCCGAGGCCCGTCGTGTTGAGCTCCGGGTACCCGTGGGCGCCGATCAGCTTGCTCTCGTTGTAGTAGATGGCGCCGTTCAGCAGCCAGTGCGCGGCGCCGAGCACCACGACGTCGAACGTGCCGGCGTCGGCCGCCCACCGGTCGCCGGGCGTGTCGAGGTGGACGTGGTTCTCGCGGACGGTCTCGTCCTGCGACTTGCCCGTGGACTTCACGAGGAACGGGTTCCAGTAGAAGGACACCCTCACGTCGTGCGCCGGGAACGCGTAGCGCCAGAAGTTGTAGCTGCGCGGGCCCTCGTCGCGGTACAGGAGGCGGTACGGGAACGCGGCGCTGAGGAGGCAGATGAGGGACTGGGCCTGGTTCCGCGCCATGGAGTCGCCGATGAAGGCCACGTGCTTGCCGCGCACCGCCGAGAGGAACGCCCCGGCGTCGAACGCCGGCAGGGGGCACCCCGCCGGCTGCCACCGCCAGTCGAGGTAGCGCGTGTCGGGCCGCCCGTTGCGGATGCAGTCGTGGCTCTCCTTGGCGTTGCACTCGGTGGCGTTGTACCGCCGCGCGTGGCCCGGCGCCCACACCCAGTTCCCCACGGAGTAGTTGCAGCTCCGTCCTTCTCCCGGTCTGCAAGGTAACAAGCCACACAACATCATCAGAATTCAGAACTGGAAACACAGGAAACTTTGTTcgaaaaaaagagaggaaactTTGAAGATCTAAGCGTGCAGCATTTGTCACTTACACTGACGAGACGAAGGAGTAGGTGTTGTTGATGTACTGGCGCAGAGGAGAGAACACCGCTTGCTGAGTGCCGGCGGGGGAGCAGCAGAGGAGGTGGAGGAGCGCCAAGGAGAGGAAGCCGAGGACGAGCCAAGCGCAGGCGGGTCTGGAGAGGAAACCGCCATGATTTTTGCTGGATGGCCTCTGGTTGTGGGGGTCCAGTGGCTGGTACCCTGCTCCCATCTCTCTGAAGCCACTGCGCCAAGGTGCCCAGCAACAGCAGGGTAATGGTTGCTTAAGGGGGTTCAGGGGTCCGTTCTTCCATGTACATATAGAAGACGAGTTAACCTTGGAAGGATTAGTTTAGAACTTCTATAAATGGAATATTATTACAGTAGTAATTACTGTCGGTGGGAAGCTACGTTGTACTGGTTGCCTGATTGAGACTTGAAAATTACAAGTGGTAACCGTTGCAGTCGTCTCTGATACACACCTTCTTTAGTGAATGCTTG
The genomic region above belongs to Panicum hallii strain FIL2 chromosome 4, PHallii_v3.1, whole genome shotgun sequence and contains:
- the LOC112889979 gene encoding protein ALTERED XYLOGLUCAN 4-like — translated: MGVYKPLDPRSQKPSSKNPGCFLSKPVCVWLVLGFLSLALLHLLCCSPAGTQQAVFSPLRQYINNTYSFVSSVPGEGTNKNCSYSEGRWVWAPGHARRYNATECNVKERQDCIRNGRPDTGYLDWRWQPAGGCPLPAFDARAFLSAVRGKHVAFIGDSMARNQAQSLICLLSAAFPYRLLYRDAGPQRHNFWGYAFPSHDVRVSYYWAPFLVRGKGKPEDDSIKENHVHLDAPGDRWGADADTIDVAVLAAGHWLLNGAIYYNGSEVVGAHNAPPELNYTRIGYAWPLHMAYRTAVERLSSGSRQRTVVLATFSPSHFEGRPIDSPTACTKMEPYREGERELEWIFKEVRDVVYDEAELARARAAGGATRIEVLDVTTLAAMRPDGHPSVYMNYHPFEHGVPDRMLSDCLHFCLPGPVDTFNEILVQILKKRRP
- the LOC112889981 gene encoding protein ALTERED XYLOGLUCAN 4-like — translated: MGAGYQPLDPHNQRPSSKNHGGFLSRPACAWLVLGFLSLALLHLLCCSPAGTQQAVFSPLRQYINNTYSFVSSVPGEGRSCNYSVGNWVWAPGHARRYNATECNAKESHDCIRNGRPDTRYLDWRWQPAGCPLPAFDAGAFLSAVRGKHVAFIGDSMARNQAQSLICLLSAAFPYRLLYRDEGPRSYNFWRYAFPAHDVRVSFYWNPFLVKSTGKSQDETVRENHVHLDTPGDRWAADAGTFDVVVLGAAHWLLNGAIYYNESKLIGAHGYPELNTTGLGYAWPLHMAYRTSVERLRSDGRPRTLVLATFSMSHFEGKPTDDPTACARTEPYRDGEKDNEWVFREVRDIVYDEAEAARARGGENSTLRVEVLDVSKLASLRPDGHPGLYMRPNPLANGMPERMYSDCLHFCLPGPVDTFNEILLQILRKKR